The Penaeus monodon isolate SGIC_2016 chromosome 33, NSTDA_Pmon_1, whole genome shotgun sequence genome includes a window with the following:
- the LOC119593980 gene encoding luciferin sulfotransferase-like: MSCDFPYAIEPLEEKENDAIKKDFTGYLSGAVRVQPRGYFFQGIYRQYAHQYYTLPLKTTDVFVASYPKSGTTWTQELVWLLMHNLDYEGAREPLDDRFPFVEADHVLDAAVFQRPELKGKLKSLPKPGDRLAQVLRLEEPRCIKTHMPFSLLPPKILDTCKVIYVARDPRDVVVSYYHHHRMWITHGFQGDFGAFFSYFIKEQVMWSPFWEHLREAWERRSHLNLLILTYDQLKEDLPAVIRKVAGFLGKEVSQEEINRLTKHLHFDSMKNNPAVNAVEDASTGLLDLKEGGFVRKGKSGGWKDYFDDDMKEKFHAWMLEKGGNLTKEFKWME, from the exons ATGTCGTGTGATTTTCCTTACGCCATTGAGCccttggaggagaaggagaacgacgCTATCAAGAAAGACTTCACCGGATACCTGTCGGGGGCCGTGAGGGTGCAACCACGAGGGTACTTCTTCCAGGGGATCTACCGCCAGTACGCCCACCAGTACTACACCCTTCCTCTGAAAACCACCGACGTCTTCGTGGCATCGTACCCTAAGAGCG GAACCACCTGGACGCAAGAGCTGGTCTGGCTTCTCATGCATAACCTTGACTATGAGGGAGCCAGAGAACCCTTGGACGATAGATTCCCTTTTGTGGA GGCCGATCACGTGCTGGACGCTGCCGTGTTTCAGCGACCAGAATTAAAAGGGAAGCTGAAATCGCTGCCCAAACCCGGCGATCGTCTGGCGCAGGTCCTCAGACTCGAGGAACCAAGATGTATCAAAACCCATATGCCCTTCTCGCTCCTCCCGCCCAAAATCCTTGACACTTGCAAG GTAATTTACGTAGCGAGAGATCCACGAGATGTTGTTGTGTCATATTACCATCACCACCGGATGTGGATCACGCACGGTTTTCAGGGAGATTTCGGGGCGTTCTTTAGCTACTTCATTAAAGAACAAG TTATGTGGTCCCCCTTCTGGGAGCACCTGAGAGAGGCCTGGGAAAGACGTAGTCATCTAAATCTCCTTATCTTGACGTACGATCAGCTGAAGGAAGACTTACCTGCAGTCATCAGAAAAGTCGCTGGCTTCCTTG GCAAAGAAGTGTcacaagaagaaataaatagactTACAAAGCATCTGCATTTTGACTCCATGAAGAACAACCCCGCGGTCAATGCTGTCGAGGATGCTTCCACGGGCCTCCTGGACTTGAAGGAAGGAGGATTCGTGAGGAAAG GGAAATCTGGAGGCTGGAAGGACTATTTTGATGACgacatgaaagagaaatttcATGCGTGGATGCTGGAGAAAGGTGGCAACTTAACGAAGGAATTCAAGTGGATGGAATGA